A genomic segment from Alteribacillus bidgolensis encodes:
- a CDS encoding heptaprenyl diphosphate synthase component 1 yields MIQSQQQAEEVKDIENQFLKMTTHPYLKKHIDSAEIEYDIIFFLLEIMKETSLTTEEKREQILSALLVQAAFLTHEKVHNTKLEDSMEKKPRQLTVLAGDFFSSLYYFMLVKNVHDDILPVFSSSIQKINVEKMSLHFSEHQSEDELMKRLETVEGGFISDIALFYKKNELAFLAENFFLLKRLFKEREKSNSKYLSAFASAIHSFREGYRADEITNWPPARTSSFLNEKISELQVKLQNQLDTYPAIHKVPLYNRLKNWINMECEAKIK; encoded by the coding sequence ATGATTCAATCACAACAGCAGGCTGAGGAAGTTAAAGACATTGAAAATCAGTTTTTAAAGATGACTACCCACCCATACTTGAAAAAACATATTGATAGTGCAGAAATAGAGTATGATATTATATTCTTTTTGTTAGAAATAATGAAAGAGACTAGTCTTACCACAGAAGAAAAACGAGAACAGATACTATCTGCTCTGCTTGTTCAAGCAGCTTTTCTTACGCACGAAAAGGTTCACAATACAAAGTTAGAAGATAGTATGGAAAAAAAACCGAGACAGCTAACTGTTTTAGCAGGCGACTTTTTCAGCAGCCTTTATTATTTCATGCTCGTCAAAAATGTACATGATGATATACTTCCCGTTTTTAGCAGCTCAATTCAGAAAATTAATGTTGAAAAAATGAGTCTGCATTTTTCTGAACATCAATCTGAAGATGAATTGATGAAACGTTTAGAGACTGTTGAGGGAGGATTTATTTCTGATATAGCCCTTTTTTATAAAAAAAACGAACTTGCTTTCCTTGCCGAAAATTTCTTTTTATTAAAACGATTATTTAAAGAAAGAGAAAAGTCAAACTCAAAATATTTATCGGCATTTGCTTCAGCTATTCATTCTTTTAGAGAAGGATATAGAGCAGATGAGATTACAAATTGGCCGCCAGCACGTACAAGCAGTTTTTTAAATGAAAAAATATCTGAACTGCAGGTTAAATTGCAAAATCAGCTGGATACTTATCCTGCTATTCATAAGGTCCCGCTCTATAACCGACTTAAAAATTGGATAAATATGGAATGTGAAGCAAAGATAAAGTAA
- the aroB gene encoding 3-dehydroquinate synthase, translating to MKQLTINTSNQSYPVYIGNNILEEAPDLLGSFLDDKSKALIISDTNVSELYGDKLKRILEPILPVSIITVPNGEHSKSMASYEKLLTACIEQGLDRQSVIFALGGGVIGDLAGFSAATYMRGIPFVQVPTTLLAHDSSVGGKTGINHPLGKNLIGAFHQPSAVLYDTGTLTTLPDEEWRSGFAEMIKHAYIQDPDFLHWLKENVKTIADIKTDKIRQFLKRSIAVKAEIVKEDEREAGIRAFLNFGHTLGHALEKTSGYDGQITHGEAVAAGMVFAMRLSNELGISAWNVSEEINWLKSLNYPVEAPSQYSAQKLINAMKKDKKASAGNIKFVLLKEPGRPLLYTIDEKLLIELLTNDQRGMTRND from the coding sequence ATGAAACAATTGACTATTAATACCTCTAATCAATCTTACCCTGTATATATTGGTAACAATATTCTAGAAGAGGCGCCGGACTTGCTGGGTTCATTCTTAGATGATAAGAGTAAGGCACTGATTATTTCGGATACTAATGTCAGCGAATTATATGGGGATAAACTAAAAAGAATTCTTGAACCAATTCTCCCGGTGAGCATTATTACCGTGCCAAATGGAGAACATTCTAAATCAATGGCTAGTTATGAAAAACTGCTGACTGCCTGTATAGAACAAGGACTTGATCGTCAATCGGTCATTTTTGCGCTCGGCGGAGGTGTGATTGGCGATTTAGCCGGCTTTTCCGCAGCAACTTATATGAGGGGGATTCCTTTTGTCCAAGTTCCTACTACACTATTAGCTCATGACAGCAGTGTAGGAGGGAAAACGGGAATCAATCATCCTTTAGGAAAAAATTTAATAGGGGCGTTTCATCAGCCGTCAGCTGTCCTTTACGATACGGGTACACTGACTACACTGCCTGATGAAGAATGGCGGTCGGGTTTTGCTGAAATGATAAAACATGCTTATATTCAAGATCCAGATTTTTTACATTGGTTAAAAGAAAATGTAAAAACAATCGCTGATATTAAAACGGATAAAATCCGCCAATTTTTAAAGCGTTCTATTGCCGTTAAAGCAGAAATAGTAAAAGAAGATGAAAGAGAGGCAGGCATTCGCGCATTTTTGAACTTTGGGCATACACTAGGCCACGCACTGGAAAAAACTTCTGGTTATGACGGGCAGATTACTCACGGTGAAGCTGTGGCAGCTGGGATGGTATTTGCTATGCGGCTGAGTAATGAGTTAGGGATTTCCGCTTGGAATGTGTCTGAAGAGATAAATTGGTTGAAATCGTTAAATTACCCGGTAGAAGCACCATCTCAATACTCTGCTCAAAAATTAATAAATGCTATGAAAAAAGACAAAAAAGCGAGTGCAGGAAATATTAAGTTTGTGCTGCTAAAAGAACCTGGCCGGCCCTTATTATACACTATAGATGAAAAGCTTCTAATTGAATTGCTTACGAATGATCAAAGGGGGATGACTAGGAATGATTAG
- the aroC gene encoding chorismate synthase → MRYLTAGESHGPQQTTIIEGLPANMELLEEDINTELARRQGGYGRGRRMQIEKDKVQILSGVRHGKTTGAPVTLVVENDDFKHWQKIMGAEPLSPEEEKEVKRKITRPRPGHADLNGAIKYNHRDMRNVLERSSARETTARVCAGAVAKKVLKTFGIEVGGQVLEIGGIKAENPAYENVDDLKERTEASPVRCLDKEAETQMMQAIDDAKKDGDSIGGVVQTVISGVPSGLGSHVHYDRKLDAKIAGAVMSINAFKGVEVGIGFEAASRPGSKVHDEIIWDDKNGYQRKTNNLGGFEGGMTTGMPIIIQGVMKPIPTLYKPLESVDIDSKEPFKASIERSDSCAVPAASVVMENVVAFEVASALLETFGSDRVDAIERNINEHIQWSRDF, encoded by the coding sequence ATGAGATACTTAACAGCAGGGGAATCACACGGTCCGCAGCAGACTACAATTATAGAGGGGCTTCCAGCTAACATGGAGCTGCTTGAAGAGGATATTAACACAGAGCTTGCCCGCAGGCAGGGAGGATACGGACGAGGGCGCCGTATGCAAATCGAAAAAGACAAGGTACAGATTCTAAGCGGGGTACGCCATGGGAAAACGACGGGTGCTCCGGTAACTCTTGTAGTAGAAAATGATGATTTTAAACATTGGCAGAAAATTATGGGAGCAGAGCCTTTATCTCCTGAGGAAGAAAAAGAAGTTAAACGTAAAATAACCCGTCCGCGTCCTGGCCACGCTGACTTAAATGGAGCTATAAAATACAATCATAGAGATATGCGGAACGTACTAGAACGTTCATCTGCCCGAGAAACAACTGCACGTGTTTGTGCAGGTGCTGTCGCTAAGAAAGTGTTGAAAACGTTCGGGATAGAAGTCGGAGGACAAGTCCTCGAAATAGGCGGTATTAAAGCAGAGAATCCGGCTTATGAAAATGTGGACGATTTAAAAGAAAGAACCGAAGCATCCCCTGTCCGCTGTCTCGATAAAGAAGCGGAAACCCAAATGATGCAGGCCATTGACGATGCTAAAAAAGATGGTGATTCTATAGGGGGCGTGGTGCAGACTGTAATCAGCGGTGTGCCGTCCGGTCTTGGGAGCCATGTTCATTATGACCGAAAGTTAGATGCAAAAATAGCAGGAGCGGTCATGAGTATAAACGCATTTAAAGGAGTAGAAGTCGGTATTGGCTTTGAAGCAGCCAGCCGTCCTGGAAGCAAAGTACACGATGAAATTATTTGGGATGATAAAAACGGCTATCAGCGTAAAACCAACAATTTAGGCGGATTTGAAGGTGGAATGACGACAGGAATGCCAATTATTATCCAAGGTGTTATGAAGCCAATCCCTACGCTCTATAAACCATTAGAAAGTGTAGATATTGATTCTAAAGAGCCATTTAAAGCAAGTATTGAACGTTCAGATAGCTGCGCTGTACCAGCAGCATCTGTGGTGATGGAAAACGTTGTAGCATTTGAAGTTGCAAGTGCTTTGCTTGAAACGTTTGGTTCTGACCGTGTGGATGCGATAGAGAGGAATATAAATGAACATATTCAGTGGTCGAGGGATTTTTAA
- the ndk gene encoding nucleoside-diphosphate kinase, producing MEKTFIMVKPDGVQRNLVGEIVHRFERKGFTLAAGKLMSIPKELAEEHYGEHKDKPFFGELVSFITSGPVFAMVWEGEGVIGTARKMMGATNPAEAEPGTIRGDFGVQVSMNVIHGSDSPESANREIALFFNESDLIQYKKSVSEWV from the coding sequence ATGGAAAAAACATTTATTATGGTAAAACCAGATGGGGTGCAACGTAATTTAGTAGGAGAGATTGTTCATCGTTTTGAAAGAAAAGGATTTACGCTTGCAGCTGGAAAACTAATGTCTATACCAAAAGAACTTGCTGAAGAACACTATGGCGAACATAAAGATAAACCATTTTTTGGTGAATTAGTGTCTTTTATAACCTCTGGTCCTGTATTTGCTATGGTATGGGAAGGAGAGGGTGTTATTGGCACAGCACGTAAAATGATGGGTGCGACAAATCCTGCTGAGGCTGAACCAGGAACGATTCGAGGAGATTTTGGCGTACAAGTAAGTATGAATGTAATACATGGATCGGATTCACCAGAAAGTGCTAATAGAGAAATCGCATTGTTTTTTAACGAAAGTGACTTGATTCAATATAAAAAATCAGTTTCAGAGTGGGTTTAA
- a CDS encoding menaquinone biosynthesis protein gives MSLTIGEISYTNILPMFFYINREYLKSKGCTFIPKVPSGLNEGMKKGTIDVGGISSFAFGEASGQYQLMPGLSVSSYGKVGSIFLFSHKPLQKLEGASIALTSSSATSVHLLKIIMAEFYNHSTIHYTIMAPDPAEMKKNYDAFLLIGDDAIQTSWKNKSDLYCYDLGELWLNHTGYPMTYAVFAVRKEAVQEKESVLKLLYKEFLYSKKRVLYTHLKEMTTSIKKEHGGTQDFWINYFRSLHYDFQEKEKESLLYYYNLMYKHGYFSEPVNKIDMWLAGNEVQYLF, from the coding sequence ATGAGTTTAACCATTGGAGAAATTTCATACACTAATATTTTACCTATGTTTTTCTATATAAATCGTGAGTATTTAAAGTCAAAAGGATGTACTTTTATCCCAAAAGTTCCCTCTGGTTTAAATGAAGGAATGAAAAAAGGTACGATTGATGTTGGAGGTATTTCTTCTTTCGCATTTGGAGAAGCATCCGGTCAATACCAACTGATGCCAGGCTTATCGGTATCTTCTTATGGAAAAGTCGGTTCTATTTTTCTATTTTCACATAAACCTTTGCAAAAACTGGAAGGCGCAAGTATTGCCTTAACTTCTTCAAGTGCAACTTCTGTTCATTTATTGAAAATCATTATGGCTGAATTCTATAATCATTCAACTATTCATTACACTATAATGGCACCGGATCCGGCAGAAATGAAGAAAAATTACGATGCTTTTTTATTGATCGGAGATGACGCTATTCAAACTTCCTGGAAAAATAAATCAGATTTATACTGTTATGACCTCGGAGAACTGTGGTTAAACCATACAGGTTATCCGATGACATACGCTGTTTTTGCAGTAAGAAAAGAGGCTGTACAAGAGAAAGAAAGCGTACTGAAGCTGTTGTATAAAGAATTTTTATACAGTAAAAAACGTGTTCTTTATACACACTTAAAAGAAATGACCACTTCTATTAAAAAAGAACATGGAGGCACTCAGGATTTTTGGATAAATTATTTTCGGAGTCTTCATTACGATTTTCAAGAAAAGGAAAAAGAAAGTCTTTTGTATTATTACAACCTAATGTATAAACATGGGTACTTTAGTGAACCAGTAAATAAAATTGATATGTGGCTTGCGGGAAACGAGGTGCAATACTTATTTTGA
- a CDS encoding demethylmenaquinone methyltransferase, giving the protein MQKSKEERVHEVFESIHDKYDQMNSIISFQLHKSWRKDTMNRMNVFQGAKALDVCCGTADWAINLAEAVGENGHVIGLDFSQNMLEVGNQKLRNKHLTNVELIEGNAMSLPFEDNTFDYVTIGFGLRNVPDYQTVLEEMHRVLKPGGLAVCLETSQPEHKKVKGVYSFYFKRVMPLLGKYFAGSYEEYSWLQESTMSFPNKSLLAVLFSESGFHQVNVIPYSMGTAAAHFARKGKAAQSEENLR; this is encoded by the coding sequence ATGCAAAAATCCAAAGAAGAAAGGGTACATGAAGTCTTTGAATCGATTCACGATAAATATGATCAAATGAATTCTATTATTAGCTTTCAGCTTCATAAGTCTTGGCGTAAAGATACAATGAACAGAATGAACGTTTTTCAAGGAGCTAAAGCTCTGGATGTTTGCTGCGGGACTGCTGATTGGGCTATTAACCTTGCTGAAGCTGTGGGAGAAAACGGACATGTTATTGGATTGGATTTTAGCCAGAATATGCTTGAAGTCGGCAATCAAAAGCTTAGAAATAAACATCTTACAAATGTAGAATTGATAGAAGGAAATGCTATGAGCCTCCCATTTGAAGATAATACATTTGATTATGTAACCATTGGATTTGGTTTGCGTAATGTTCCTGACTACCAAACGGTATTAGAAGAGATGCATCGTGTATTAAAGCCTGGCGGACTGGCAGTATGCCTTGAAACCTCCCAACCAGAACATAAAAAAGTTAAAGGAGTCTATTCTTTTTATTTTAAGCGGGTTATGCCGCTTTTGGGGAAATACTTTGCTGGCAGTTATGAAGAATATTCCTGGCTGCAAGAGTCGACTATGTCTTTTCCGAATAAAAGTTTGCTTGCTGTTCTTTTTTCTGAATCTGGCTTTCATCAAGTAAACGTTATACCATATTCGATGGGTACAGCTGCTGCACACTTTGCAAGAAAAGGAAAAGCAGCTCAAAGTGAGGAAAATCTAAGATGA
- the mtrB gene encoding trp RNA-binding attenuation protein MtrB, with translation MNSKDDFFVIKAEEDGVNVIGLTRGTDTRFHHSEKLDKGEVMIAQFTEHTSAVKVRGKAVIQTSHGELRTEE, from the coding sequence GTGAATAGTAAAGACGATTTTTTTGTCATTAAAGCCGAAGAAGACGGTGTTAACGTGATTGGTTTAACAAGAGGCACGGATACAAGGTTTCATCATTCAGAAAAACTTGATAAAGGCGAGGTTATGATTGCACAGTTTACCGAACATACATCAGCTGTAAAAGTAAGAGGTAAAGCCGTCATACAAACCAGCCATGGAGAATTGAGAACGGAAGAATAA
- a CDS encoding UbiA-like polyprenyltransferase, which produces MKKLKIILEMIKFEHTVFALPFAFLGAVLGNLMVEGSWPTISEWIWITLAMVGARSAAMTLNRVIDSNIDKKNPRTADRAIPAGLITTSQSILFITASFLLLFISAYQLNMLSVYLLPIAVFFLTFYSYTKRFTWLCHIFLGVTIAIAPLGGWVGATGTLHSEAFLLFLAVAFWIAGFDIIYATQDADYDQQAGLYSIPSRFGVKKALYLARCFHVISFISLLTLHFLSPLSVVYLAGVLLAGIIMAYEHSIVKPDDLSKVKVAFFPMNGIVSMVMLLFTIGDILL; this is translated from the coding sequence ATGAAAAAACTTAAAATAATACTTGAGATGATCAAATTTGAACATACCGTTTTTGCCCTTCCTTTTGCATTTTTAGGTGCAGTTTTAGGTAATTTAATGGTAGAAGGAAGCTGGCCGACAATATCAGAATGGATTTGGATCACTCTTGCTATGGTTGGCGCAAGAAGTGCGGCCATGACCTTAAATCGAGTGATTGATTCCAATATTGATAAAAAGAACCCTCGAACGGCTGACAGAGCAATACCTGCTGGATTGATTACGACCAGCCAGAGTATTTTATTTATCACTGCTTCCTTTCTTTTATTGTTTATTTCTGCTTATCAGCTCAATATGTTATCAGTTTATTTACTTCCTATAGCCGTGTTTTTTCTTACTTTTTACTCTTATACCAAAAGGTTCACATGGCTTTGTCATATCTTTCTTGGTGTAACAATAGCAATTGCACCTCTTGGCGGCTGGGTAGGTGCTACAGGCACTCTTCACAGTGAGGCTTTTTTATTGTTTTTAGCCGTTGCTTTTTGGATTGCGGGTTTTGATATTATTTATGCTACCCAGGATGCTGATTACGATCAGCAGGCAGGCCTTTACTCTATACCTTCAAGATTTGGTGTTAAAAAAGCATTATACTTAGCACGTTGTTTTCACGTTATTAGTTTTATATCTTTGTTAACACTTCACTTTTTATCGCCTCTTTCTGTTGTATATCTAGCAGGTGTGTTGCTAGCTGGTATCATTATGGCTTATGAGCATTCAATCGTAAAACCTGATGACCTTTCCAAAGTAAAGGTTGCTTTTTTTCCAATGAATGGGATTGTTAGCATGGTTATGCTGTTATTTACGATTGGGGATATTCTTCTATGA
- a CDS encoding UbiX family flavin prenyltransferase: protein MNENKKVFTVAITGASGAVYGVRLAQMLLQNHHFVHFLVSEAGWQVFREELLLDTSDREACLEELFSKSYQENLKIHDLRDFKAPVASGSYRTDGMAVIPCSMGTLSKIANGNSGNLLERAADVILKEKQKLILVPRETPLNGIHLENMLKAEKNGAHIIPAMPGFYHLPETKDDLINFVVGKVLDALNVHHSLFTRWGSGK, encoded by the coding sequence ATGAATGAAAATAAAAAAGTGTTTACGGTAGCAATTACTGGGGCAAGCGGGGCAGTATACGGCGTACGTCTTGCACAAATGCTGCTTCAGAATCACCATTTTGTACATTTTTTGGTAAGTGAAGCCGGATGGCAAGTTTTTAGAGAAGAACTGCTTCTAGATACATCTGATCGAGAAGCTTGTCTAGAAGAGTTATTTTCTAAGTCTTATCAAGAAAACTTAAAAATTCATGACTTGCGTGATTTTAAAGCGCCAGTTGCCAGTGGATCGTATCGAACAGACGGTATGGCAGTTATTCCTTGCTCTATGGGAACCCTTTCTAAAATTGCAAACGGCAACTCCGGTAATCTATTAGAAAGGGCAGCAGATGTGATTTTAAAGGAAAAGCAAAAATTAATCCTCGTTCCAAGAGAGACTCCGCTTAATGGTATTCACCTTGAAAACATGCTTAAAGCTGAAAAAAATGGAGCCCACATCATTCCGGCAATGCCCGGATTTTACCATTTGCCGGAAACAAAAGATGATCTTATTAATTTTGTAGTAGGAAAGGTTTTGGACGCGTTAAATGTCCATCATTCCCTTTTTACAAGGTGGGGGAGCGGAAAATGA
- the aroH gene encoding chorismate mutase, translated as MIRGVRGAITIDNNTEEDIVHSTKVLLEEMINENELKPEFVSHIWFTTTSDIDAAFPAKATRLFDGWQWVPVMCAQEINVSNSIPLCIRIMLTAELDTAQEDVQHIYLREAKQLRPDLELTKKK; from the coding sequence ATGATTAGAGGGGTTCGCGGAGCGATTACAATTGACAATAATACAGAAGAAGATATAGTACACAGTACAAAAGTACTGCTTGAAGAAATGATTAATGAAAATGAATTGAAGCCGGAATTTGTATCACATATATGGTTTACAACGACTTCTGATATAGATGCTGCATTCCCGGCAAAAGCAACGCGCTTATTTGATGGATGGCAATGGGTGCCCGTTATGTGTGCTCAAGAGATAAATGTTTCTAATAGTATACCGTTATGTATTAGAATCATGCTGACGGCAGAATTGGATACAGCACAAGAAGATGTACAGCATATTTATTTGCGTGAAGCAAAACAACTTCGTCCTGATCTGGAGTTGACAAAAAAGAAGTAA
- the hepT gene encoding heptaprenyl diphosphate synthase component II — protein MKLADLYLFLKSDINKIEKELERSVEAQHPVLRDASLHLLQAGGKRIRPVFVLLSAKFGSYDIERLKHIAVALELIHMASLVHDDVIDDAELRRGKKTIKAQWDNRVAMYTGDYIFAKAIEKAAYFKNEDIHRIISRAMHEMCLGEIEQIRDQYNWDQTLKTYLRRIKRKTALLIAVSCQLGAVSAGASSKDQSRLYHYGYNVGMSYQIIDDILDFTGTEKELGKPAGSDLLQGNITLPALYAMCKRSNIRSEISGLCQNKNHSKFDITPVLEMVKNSGGIEYSKELSKNYLEKAFVALEGLSDISAKKSLSDIATYIGGRKR, from the coding sequence ATGAAGTTGGCGGACTTATATTTGTTTCTAAAATCGGACATAAATAAAATTGAAAAAGAGCTGGAAAGGTCCGTGGAAGCTCAGCATCCTGTCTTAAGGGATGCTTCTCTTCATTTGCTTCAAGCAGGCGGAAAGCGGATCCGTCCTGTGTTTGTATTGCTGAGTGCGAAGTTTGGCAGCTACGATATTGAAAGGTTAAAACATATCGCAGTAGCTTTAGAGCTTATTCATATGGCCTCTCTCGTGCACGATGATGTAATAGACGATGCAGAGCTAAGAAGAGGAAAAAAAACGATCAAAGCTCAATGGGATAATCGTGTTGCTATGTACACTGGTGATTACATATTTGCCAAAGCAATTGAAAAAGCTGCTTACTTTAAAAATGAAGACATTCACCGCATTATTTCACGTGCTATGCATGAAATGTGCCTGGGAGAAATTGAGCAAATCAGGGACCAATATAATTGGGATCAGACATTAAAAACGTATTTAAGGAGAATTAAGCGAAAAACGGCATTGTTAATTGCAGTTAGTTGCCAACTAGGAGCAGTGAGTGCAGGGGCGTCTTCAAAAGATCAATCACGGCTGTATCATTATGGTTATAATGTTGGAATGTCTTACCAAATCATAGATGATATTCTAGATTTTACTGGGACCGAAAAGGAGCTTGGCAAACCTGCTGGCAGTGATCTCTTGCAAGGAAATATTACACTGCCTGCGCTATATGCTATGTGCAAGCGTTCGAATATCCGCTCAGAAATTTCCGGGTTATGCCAGAATAAAAACCATTCTAAATTCGATATTACCCCCGTGTTAGAAATGGTAAAAAACTCTGGCGGTATTGAGTATTCAAAAGAATTAAGCAAAAACTATTTAGAAAAAGCGTTCGTTGCACTAGAAGGACTTTCTGATATTTCTGCTAAAAAATCACTAAGTGATATAGCAACTTACATAGGCGGGAGAAAGCGTTAA
- the folE gene encoding GTP cyclohydrolase I FolE — MPTVDHDKIKQAVRLILEAVGEDPNREGLMDTPKRVAKMYEEVFQGIHQDPSEHLQTVFGEDHEELVLVRDIPFYSMCEHHLVPFYGKAHVGYIPKGGKVTGLSKLARTVETVAKKPQLQERITSTIANTIVETLEPHGVIVVVEAEHMCMTMRGVKKPGAETVTSAVRGTFEKDDASRAEVLALINRS, encoded by the coding sequence TTGCCTACTGTTGATCATGATAAAATAAAACAAGCTGTTCGGTTAATACTAGAGGCTGTTGGTGAGGACCCAAATAGAGAAGGTTTAATGGATACACCTAAACGGGTTGCAAAAATGTATGAAGAAGTTTTTCAAGGGATTCATCAGGACCCGTCTGAACATTTACAAACGGTATTTGGAGAAGACCACGAAGAACTTGTGTTAGTTCGTGATATTCCGTTTTACTCCATGTGTGAACATCATCTTGTCCCATTTTATGGGAAGGCTCATGTAGGATACATACCTAAAGGAGGAAAAGTAACCGGCTTAAGTAAACTAGCTCGTACTGTAGAAACGGTTGCTAAAAAACCTCAGCTTCAAGAAAGAATTACTTCGACAATTGCTAATACCATAGTGGAAACCTTAGAGCCTCATGGTGTTATTGTTGTAGTGGAGGCAGAACACATGTGTATGACCATGCGTGGTGTTAAAAAGCCTGGTGCTGAAACGGTTACATCTGCGGTTAGAGGTACGTTTGAAAAAGATGATGCCTCAAGAGCGGAAGTATTAGCATTAATAAATAGATCTTAA
- a CDS encoding CheR family methyltransferase — translation MQTQSKKHPHKDYINNDYTSFVHKVKKKTGIDLSMYKEAQMKRRLRSFFEKKEFSSFEDFFYNGINKDEDVLAEFLERMTINVSEFLRNPKRWEILTDVILPRLLKDRSKLKVWSAACSTGEEPYTLSIILDQYSGRKSSSILATDIDEAILLRAKTGFYTEKALKELSKDMLLHYFIKETSGYRVKDTLRNGIRFKKHNLLADMFETGFDLIVCRNVLIYFTEEAKHNIYKEFNKALNVGGVLFVGSTEQIFNPARYGFEAEDTFFYKKINKVE, via the coding sequence ATGCAAACCCAGTCAAAAAAACATCCTCATAAAGATTATATTAATAATGATTACACTAGTTTCGTTCATAAGGTAAAAAAGAAAACGGGCATCGATCTATCGATGTATAAAGAAGCACAGATGAAACGCCGGCTTCGTTCTTTCTTTGAAAAAAAAGAATTTTCCAGCTTTGAGGATTTTTTTTATAATGGGATTAATAAGGATGAAGACGTCCTTGCCGAGTTCTTAGAAAGGATGACGATCAATGTCTCAGAATTTTTGAGAAACCCTAAACGGTGGGAGATTTTAACGGACGTTATTCTGCCCCGTCTTCTAAAAGACAGATCAAAACTTAAAGTTTGGTCAGCAGCCTGTTCTACCGGAGAAGAGCCTTACACCTTGTCCATTATTCTTGATCAATATTCGGGCAGAAAAAGCAGTTCTATACTGGCAACAGATATTGATGAAGCTATTCTTTTGCGTGCAAAAACAGGATTTTACACAGAGAAAGCGCTAAAAGAATTATCAAAAGATATGTTATTACATTATTTTATTAAGGAAACTTCAGGTTACCGAGTGAAAGATACTTTGAGAAATGGGATTAGGTTTAAAAAACATAACCTCTTAGCGGATATGTTTGAGACTGGATTTGATCTTATTGTTTGTCGTAATGTACTAATATATTTTACAGAAGAAGCAAAACATAATATATATAAAGAGTTTAATAAAGCGCTTAATGTAGGCGGCGTGTTGTTTGTGGGCAGTACCGAACAAATATTCAACCCGGCCCGTTATGGTTTTGAAGCGGAAGATACGTTTTTTTATAAAAAAATAAATAAAGTGGAATGA